The Spirochaetia bacterium 38H-sp region TAATTTCTTTATCTCTGTTTGTCTTGTTATTCATATAATCTCTTAACTCCTGTTCCCATAGTACCAGATGTTCACTATGAATACCATTTTTTCTTAGCCATTCCCCTTTCTTTTCCAAAGTAAGGGATTTACTCTCAAATATCAGTGACATCTTTTCTGCAGGACTTCTTTGTTCAGGAGATATTTCTCCTTCCTGTGGATTAAGACTATCATTCTTTAGTTTTAGTATCCAGATCCTGATTGTCTGTTCACTCACTCCTGTTTCTTTGCTTACTTCTGCTATTGATCTGTTTTCAGGTGGCAATACTTTCTTTAATACATTGTTCCTAAACCCAGTGCTGTATTTCATAGTATAGATGACTCCTTCCTAAATATTTTTACTGTCATCTATCTTGACATATAGGG contains the following coding sequences:
- a CDS encoding transposase: MKYSTGFRNNVLKKVLPPENRSIAEVSKETGVSEQTIRIWILKLKNDSLNPQEGEISPEQRSPAEKMSLIFESKSLTLEKKGEWLRKNGIHSEHLVLWEQELRDYMNNKTNRDKEIIKEQKKKIKKLEKELKKKEKALAEMAALYTLKKKAEEIWGEREED